One genomic window of Sodaliphilus pleomorphus includes the following:
- a CDS encoding SusC/RagA family TonB-linked outer membrane protein codes for MKKQVNIRIPLRVLALLMGLFLSIGAYAQITVNGNVKDAQGEPVIGASVRVVGNATQGVATDLDGNFTLSNVAQGAKLQISSVGYETLTVSAAPDLVITLNENTQSLNEVVVIGYGVAKKSDLTGSVTAIKPDTKNRGVVVNAQDLLAGKVAGVSVTSQGGTPGGKSTIRIRGGSSLNASNDPLVVIDGIPMDNNGIKGMSNGLSMVNPLDIESFNVLKDASATAIYGSRGSNGVIIITTKKGRRGQKPQVSYNGSVTMSVKRKTIDVMSGDEYRDYVKKVYDGSSLYDTAVGLLGTASTDWQDEILRTAWSTDHNLQVSGSVGKYLPYRVSLGYTGEQGIVKTSDFKRYTVSANLNPSLLNDHLVVNLNAKWMWGKNHYADGGAISNALRIDPTQPVSVASGFENFNNYFEWTSSNSDLGDSAWPVVTNTNAPRNPVAILELKNDRAHSHDFNGSADIDYKVHGFEDLRLHTTIGGDFSGGKQNTDVLPGCPQASYWGSYGWANGTKENLTWSEYLQYYKDFDDMNHFDIMAGHEWQHFWRKENSYYINKYPDNSALTATDDAGNVTPLAGTTHIVTLQNSGKGYRTENYLESYFGRMQYNYAERYFLTFTFRADGSSRFNWLKGFDNQQWGYFPSAALAWAINKESFLKNATALSDLKLRLGWGKTGQQEGISDYSYYANYAINTGVQGSFYDITGDGTMARPNAYNPALKWETTTTTNVGLDWGLWNQKLSGSIDWYYRKTTDLINYTSVAAMSNFRNQTYRNIGSMRNTGVEASISYKAINTADLRWNIDFNLTYNSNKITELVSTDPNFYVETGGISSGTGQYVQAHAVGHPMSSFYVYQQVYDQNGKTVEGQYVDRNGDGVISEADRYFYKSPNAPWRFGLATRLEYKNWDLGMSFRANLGNYVYNDAMATNRNVGTTSMMEQVSGNYLQNRPVYCIENGWTTNSTEGALSDYWVQNASFLKCDNITLGYSFANLFKCGNYQGIGGRFYVTASNVFTITKYKGIDPEVDGGIDNQVYPRPFSLIMGLSLSF; via the coding sequence ATGAAGAAGCAGGTAAACATTAGAATCCCATTGCGGGTTCTTGCCCTCTTGATGGGATTGTTTCTTTCCATCGGAGCCTATGCACAGATTACTGTGAATGGTAATGTTAAGGATGCTCAAGGCGAGCCTGTGATCGGCGCCAGTGTGCGCGTCGTTGGCAACGCTACTCAGGGTGTAGCTACCGATCTCGACGGTAACTTCACACTTAGTAACGTGGCCCAGGGAGCCAAGCTCCAAATTTCCTCGGTGGGCTATGAGACCCTTACGGTCTCGGCTGCCCCCGACCTGGTGATCACTCTCAACGAGAACACACAATCGCTCAACGAGGTGGTGGTCATCGGTTACGGTGTCGCCAAGAAGAGCGACCTTACGGGTTCGGTAACGGCTATCAAGCCCGACACCAAAAACAGGGGTGTCGTGGTCAACGCCCAGGACTTGCTTGCCGGCAAGGTGGCCGGTGTGAGCGTGACCAGTCAGGGCGGTACTCCTGGCGGCAAGTCGACGATACGCATTCGCGGCGGCTCGTCGCTCAACGCCAGCAACGACCCTCTGGTCGTGATCGACGGTATCCCCATGGACAACAACGGCATCAAGGGCATGTCCAACGGCCTGTCTATGGTCAACCCTCTGGACATTGAGAGCTTCAACGTCTTGAAAGACGCCTCGGCAACCGCCATCTACGGTAGCCGCGGCAGCAACGGCGTCATCATCATCACTACCAAGAAGGGACGCCGCGGCCAGAAGCCCCAGGTGAGCTACAACGGCAGTGTCACCATGAGCGTGAAGCGCAAGACCATCGACGTGATGAGCGGCGACGAGTATCGCGACTATGTCAAGAAGGTGTACGACGGCTCCAGCCTCTACGACACGGCTGTGGGCCTGCTGGGTACTGCCAGCACCGACTGGCAGGACGAAATCCTGCGCACCGCCTGGTCGACCGACCACAACCTGCAGGTGAGCGGCTCGGTGGGCAAGTATCTGCCCTATCGCGTGAGCCTGGGCTACACGGGCGAGCAAGGTATCGTCAAGACTTCCGACTTCAAGCGCTACACCGTGAGCGCCAACCTCAACCCCTCGCTGCTCAACGACCACCTGGTGGTGAACTTGAACGCCAAGTGGATGTGGGGCAAGAACCACTATGCCGACGGCGGTGCCATAAGCAACGCCCTGCGCATAGATCCTACACAGCCCGTGAGCGTGGCCAGCGGCTTCGAGAACTTCAACAACTACTTTGAGTGGACCTCGTCCAACAGCGACCTGGGCGACAGCGCCTGGCCCGTGGTGACCAACACCAACGCCCCGCGCAACCCTGTGGCCATCCTCGAGCTTAAGAACGACCGCGCCCACAGCCACGACTTCAACGGCAGCGCCGATATCGACTACAAGGTGCACGGCTTTGAAGACCTGCGCCTGCACACCACAATAGGTGGCGACTTCTCGGGCGGCAAGCAGAACACCGACGTGCTTCCCGGTTGCCCGCAAGCCAGCTACTGGGGCAGCTACGGCTGGGCCAACGGCACCAAGGAGAACCTCACCTGGAGTGAGTATCTCCAGTACTACAAGGACTTCGACGACATGAACCACTTCGACATCATGGCCGGCCACGAGTGGCAGCACTTCTGGCGCAAGGAGAACTCCTACTATATCAATAAGTACCCCGACAACTCGGCACTCACTGCCACCGACGATGCCGGCAATGTCACCCCACTGGCTGGCACCACCCACATCGTGACCCTGCAAAACAGCGGCAAGGGCTACCGCACCGAGAACTACCTGGAGTCCTACTTCGGACGTATGCAGTACAACTATGCCGAGCGCTACTTCCTCACCTTCACCTTCCGTGCCGACGGCTCTTCGCGCTTCAACTGGCTCAAGGGCTTCGACAACCAGCAGTGGGGCTACTTCCCCAGCGCCGCTCTGGCCTGGGCCATCAACAAGGAGAGCTTCTTGAAGAACGCTACCGCACTGAGCGACCTCAAGCTGCGCTTGGGCTGGGGTAAGACCGGCCAGCAGGAAGGCATCAGCGACTACAGCTACTATGCCAACTATGCAATCAACACCGGCGTGCAGGGTTCGTTCTACGATATCACGGGCGACGGCACCATGGCCCGCCCCAATGCCTACAACCCCGCACTGAAGTGGGAGACTACCACCACGACCAACGTGGGTCTCGACTGGGGCCTGTGGAACCAGAAGCTGAGCGGCTCGATCGACTGGTACTACCGCAAGACCACCGACCTGATCAACTACACCAGCGTGGCTGCCATGAGCAACTTCCGCAACCAGACCTACCGCAACATAGGCAGCATGCGCAACACCGGTGTCGAGGCCAGCATCAGCTACAAGGCCATCAACACTGCCGACCTGCGCTGGAACATCGATTTCAACCTCACCTACAACAGCAACAAGATTACCGAGCTTGTGAGCACCGACCCCAACTTCTATGTTGAGACTGGCGGCATCTCGAGCGGTACCGGACAATATGTGCAGGCTCACGCCGTGGGTCACCCCATGAGCAGCTTCTATGTGTACCAGCAGGTGTATGACCAAAACGGCAAGACCGTCGAGGGCCAGTATGTAGACCGCAACGGCGACGGCGTCATCTCTGAGGCCGACCGCTACTTCTACAAGTCGCCCAATGCTCCCTGGCGCTTTGGCCTGGCTACCCGCCTGGAGTACAAGAATTGGGACCTGGGCATGAGCTTCCGTGCCAACCTGGGCAACTATGTGTACAACGACGCCATGGCCACCAACCGCAACGTGGGCACTACTTCGATGATGGAGCAAGTGTCGGGCAACTACCTGCAGAACCGTCCTGTGTACTGCATCGAAAACGGCTGGACGACCAACTCCACCGAGGGCGCACTGAGCGACTACTGGGTGCAGAACGCCTCGTTCCTCAAGTGTGACAACATCACCCTGGGCTACAGCTTTGCCAACCTGTTTAAGTGCGGCAACTACCAGGGCATAGGCGGCCGCTTCTATGTCACTGCAAGCAACGTGTTCACCATCACCAAGTACAAGGGCATCGATCCCGAGGTCGACGGTGGCATCGACAACCAGGTTTACCCACGCCCGTTCTCTCTGATTATGGGTCTGAGTTTAAGTTTCTAA
- a CDS encoding IS30 family transposase — MYKQLTSEQRYTISVLLQTKFSLSFIAETIGVSVSTVSRERRRNSNAKGVYDARTAVLKVKRRKARTPGNRRIAPYVRSRVFELIRKEQWSPEEVAGWLGKKEGITVSKSTIYNWIAALSPHYGDNIRKHLRHGGRPRQKSLLTTKAHIPNRLSIDERPETDYGQTIGDWEMDTIVGKEGKGAIVTLVERRSCFMLMEKLDTGKQAVPLAYAVVRLIRESGLPVRSITTDNGPEFAAHEIIARELNTKVYFAHPYCSWEKGAIENMNGLIRQYIPKKTDFRGISRLYVKSIIEKLNNRPRKKNGFRKPKDMIKEK; from the coding sequence ATGTATAAACAATTAACCTCGGAGCAAAGATACACAATAAGTGTGCTACTCCAAACGAAATTCTCACTTAGTTTCATAGCCGAGACTATTGGTGTGTCAGTAAGCACGGTTTCTCGTGAGCGAAGGCGTAATTCTAATGCTAAAGGCGTTTATGACGCACGTACGGCCGTATTGAAAGTCAAACGACGCAAGGCCAGGACACCTGGCAATCGCCGTATCGCTCCCTATGTACGCAGCCGTGTTTTTGAACTTATCCGTAAGGAGCAGTGGTCGCCGGAGGAAGTCGCCGGATGGCTTGGCAAGAAAGAGGGCATCACGGTGTCCAAGTCAACCATATACAACTGGATAGCGGCCCTTTCCCCACATTACGGGGACAACATCCGAAAGCACCTCAGGCATGGAGGCAGACCAAGGCAAAAGTCCTTGCTTACCACCAAGGCGCATATTCCCAACCGCCTCTCCATTGACGAAAGACCGGAAACGGACTATGGACAGACCATAGGAGACTGGGAGATGGACACCATCGTAGGAAAGGAAGGCAAAGGTGCCATCGTTACTCTGGTTGAGAGGAGGAGCTGCTTTATGCTCATGGAGAAACTCGATACGGGAAAGCAGGCCGTTCCACTGGCATATGCCGTGGTGAGACTCATACGGGAGAGCGGGTTGCCTGTAAGGTCGATAACGACAGACAACGGGCCGGAGTTTGCCGCACACGAAATCATTGCGAGGGAACTTAACACGAAAGTTTACTTCGCACATCCGTACTGCTCGTGGGAGAAGGGAGCTATCGAGAACATGAACGGGCTCATCAGGCAATATATTCCGAAGAAGACGGACTTTAGGGGAATTTCAAGGCTATATGTCAAGAGCATCATCGAAAAATTAAACAACAGGCCAAGAAAGAAAAACGGATTTCGAAAGCCCAAAGACATGATTAAAGAAAAATAG